The following proteins are encoded in a genomic region of Microbacterium sp. NC79:
- the rplM gene encoding 50S ribosomal protein L13, whose translation MTRTFTPKAGDAQREWLVIDATDVVLGRLASHAATLLRGKHKATFAPHMDMGDFVIIINAEKVALTGQKLQKKMAYRHSGYPGGLTAVSYAELLEKNPVRAVEKAVRGMLPKNTLGRNQLSKLKVYAGAEHPHAAQLPKTYVFDQVAQ comes from the coding sequence ATGACGCGCACTTTCACGCCGAAGGCTGGCGACGCCCAGCGCGAGTGGCTGGTTATCGACGCGACTGACGTCGTTCTCGGTCGCCTCGCTTCGCACGCCGCAACGCTCCTTCGCGGCAAGCACAAGGCCACCTTTGCTCCGCACATGGACATGGGTGACTTCGTCATCATCATCAACGCTGAAAAGGTCGCACTGACCGGTCAGAAGCTTCAGAAGAAGATGGCTTACCGCCACTCGGGTTACCCGGGCGGCCTCACCGCCGTCTCGTACGCCGAGCTTCTCGAGAAGAACCCGGTTCGCGCAGTGGAGAAGGCCGTTCGCGGCATGCTCCCGAAGAACACCCTGGGCCGTAACCAGCTCAGCAAGCTGAAGGTATACGCAGGTGCTGAGCACCCGCACGCCGCTCAGCTGCCTAAGACGTACGTTTTCGACCAGGTCGCCCAGTAA
- the rpsI gene encoding 30S ribosomal protein S9 has translation MAKISDSIETPQEYSTSTPVDETAVAAVRPVLTVSGGAVGRRKQAIARVRIVPGSGTITVNGRTLEDYFPNKLHQQLINDPFTALNLQGAYDVIARISGGGDSGQAGALRLGIARALNEVDVENNRATLKKAGFLSRDARVKERKKAGLKKARKAPQYSKR, from the coding sequence GTGGCGAAGATCTCTGACTCCATCGAAACTCCGCAGGAATACTCGACGTCGACCCCCGTTGACGAGACCGCGGTCGCAGCTGTGCGCCCGGTTCTCACCGTCTCCGGTGGCGCCGTCGGTCGTCGCAAGCAGGCTATTGCCCGCGTGCGCATCGTTCCTGGCTCGGGCACCATTACGGTCAACGGCCGTACGCTCGAGGACTACTTCCCGAACAAGCTGCACCAGCAGCTCATCAACGACCCGTTCACCGCTCTGAACCTTCAGGGTGCATACGACGTCATCGCTCGTATCTCGGGTGGTGGCGACTCGGGCCAGGCCGGCGCTCTGCGTCTCGGCATCGCTCGTGCGCTGAACGAGGTTGACGTTGAGAACAACCGCGCAACCCTGAAGAAGGCTGGCTTCCTGTCCCGCGACGCACGCGTCAAGGAACGTAAGAAGGCCGGTCTTAAGAAGGCCCGCAAGGCTCCTCAGTACTCGAAGCGTTAA
- the glmM gene encoding phosphoglucosamine mutase: MPLFGTDGVRGLANGSLTADLALSLAQATAVVLGQGRSAEARRQAGKRLTAVIARDPRISGEFLAASVAAGLASSGVDVLDAGVIPTPALAFLVADMDADFGVMVSASHNPAPDNGIKIFAHGGVKLPDEVEARIEAAMAGPKLQPTGGGVGRIRRFADAEDRYVVHLLQSLPHKLDGLHVVLDCAHGAAAGVSPETFRDAGARVTVIGADPDGLNINDGVGSTHLDNLADAVIAHGADVGIAHDGDADRCLAVDANGKIIDGDQIMAILAASMHERGILPEDTLVATVMSNLGLHRAMGERGIAVKQTGVGDRYVLEEMNRGGFGLGGEQSGHVIMAKYATTGDGILTGLHLVAEMARQKKTMAELAGIMKIYPQIMINVRGVDRDGVAGDAVIADAVATVEGALGDTGRVLLRPSGTEPIVRVMVEAADKATATAHASALAAVVKERLALA, translated from the coding sequence ATGCCGCTATTTGGCACCGATGGCGTGCGGGGACTCGCAAATGGTTCCCTCACCGCTGATCTGGCGCTGTCCTTGGCCCAGGCGACTGCTGTCGTCCTGGGCCAAGGCCGTTCCGCCGAGGCACGCCGGCAGGCAGGCAAGCGCCTGACTGCCGTCATTGCCCGTGACCCGCGCATTTCCGGCGAGTTTCTCGCCGCATCTGTCGCCGCGGGTCTCGCCTCCTCTGGCGTCGACGTTCTCGACGCTGGGGTGATTCCGACGCCTGCGCTCGCCTTCCTGGTGGCCGACATGGATGCTGACTTCGGTGTCATGGTCTCGGCGTCGCATAACCCCGCTCCCGACAACGGGATCAAGATTTTCGCTCACGGTGGCGTCAAGCTCCCTGACGAGGTCGAAGCGCGCATTGAAGCCGCGATGGCCGGTCCGAAGCTGCAGCCCACGGGGGGTGGCGTTGGCCGCATTCGTCGGTTTGCTGACGCTGAAGACCGCTATGTCGTGCACCTGCTGCAGTCGCTGCCGCACAAGCTCGACGGCCTGCACGTCGTGCTCGACTGCGCACACGGTGCCGCCGCAGGCGTCTCGCCCGAGACGTTCCGCGATGCCGGTGCCCGCGTGACCGTGATCGGTGCTGACCCCGATGGGCTCAACATCAACGACGGTGTCGGTTCTACCCACCTGGACAACCTCGCAGACGCGGTAATCGCACACGGCGCCGATGTCGGAATCGCCCACGACGGTGACGCCGACCGCTGTCTCGCGGTTGACGCCAACGGCAAGATCATTGACGGCGACCAGATCATGGCGATCCTGGCCGCATCAATGCACGAACGCGGCATCCTGCCTGAGGACACTCTCGTGGCCACGGTGATGAGCAACCTCGGTCTTCACCGTGCGATGGGCGAGCGCGGTATCGCTGTCAAGCAGACCGGTGTTGGCGACCGTTACGTGCTCGAAGAGATGAACCGTGGCGGCTTCGGCCTCGGCGGCGAGCAGTCGGGCCACGTCATCATGGCGAAGTACGCCACGACCGGTGACGGCATTCTCACTGGTCTCCACCTGGTCGCCGAAATGGCGCGCCAGAAGAAGACCATGGCTGAGCTTGCCGGCATTATGAAGATTTACCCGCAGATCATGATCAACGTGCGCGGCGTCGACCGCGACGGTGTCGCGGGCGACGCGGTTATCGCCGACGCCGTAGCCACCGTTGAGGGTGCGCTGGGCGACACCGGCCGTGTGCTGCTACGCCCATCGGGAACCGAGCCCATCGTGCGCGTCATGGTTGAGGCTGCCGATAAGGCAACGGCAACAGCGCACGCCAGTGCGCTGGCTGCCGTGGTGAAAGAACGACTCGCGCTGGCGTAA
- a CDS encoding Ppx/GppA phosphatase family protein gives MRLGVIDIGSNTVHLLIADVHPGGRPLGATSDRSVVRLMRFLEADGSISPEGVTALIDAVTRARSIVATEKVDTVLATATSAVREATNGPAVIAVIEAALGHELTVLDGEAEAHLTFLAQRRWFGWSAGQILGFDIGGGSLELACGSEEVPDIALSMPLGAGRMTIDFMPDDPPGEAAVERLREHARTVLAPAAALFRQQPAPDHVVGSSKTIRSLARLAGDVHTGWAGSDRVTLSRSSLGSWIPRLAKLPTASREILPGITPDRARQIVAGAVVLHEAMTALDVHELEASPWALREGVLLRFTELNAWDPAALTGR, from the coding sequence GTGCGACTCGGCGTCATCGATATAGGTTCCAACACGGTGCATCTGCTGATTGCAGATGTTCACCCGGGCGGACGGCCGCTCGGCGCGACCAGCGACCGTTCCGTTGTACGGCTGATGCGCTTTCTGGAAGCCGATGGTTCCATCTCCCCCGAAGGCGTGACGGCGCTCATTGACGCGGTGACGCGTGCCCGTTCGATCGTCGCAACCGAAAAGGTTGATACCGTGCTTGCCACCGCTACCAGTGCGGTGCGCGAAGCGACCAATGGGCCCGCTGTGATCGCCGTGATCGAAGCGGCACTCGGGCACGAGCTCACGGTTCTGGACGGTGAGGCCGAGGCACACCTGACTTTCCTCGCGCAGCGTCGCTGGTTTGGCTGGTCGGCTGGACAGATTCTCGGCTTCGACATCGGTGGCGGCTCCCTCGAACTTGCCTGCGGCAGCGAGGAAGTGCCGGACATTGCACTGTCGATGCCGCTCGGTGCCGGACGCATGACGATCGATTTCATGCCCGATGACCCACCAGGGGAAGCGGCCGTTGAACGCCTCCGGGAGCATGCGCGCACCGTACTCGCCCCCGCTGCCGCGCTGTTTCGCCAGCAACCGGCTCCGGATCACGTTGTTGGTTCGTCCAAGACGATCCGCTCGCTTGCCAGGCTCGCCGGCGACGTGCACACCGGGTGGGCCGGTTCAGACCGCGTCACGCTGTCACGTTCGTCGTTGGGCTCATGGATACCGCGGCTCGCAAAGCTGCCGACGGCCTCACGAGAGATCCTGCCTGGCATCACTCCCGATCGCGCCCGCCAAATCGTCGCGGGAGCCGTTGTTTTGCATGAGGCGATGACCGCCCTCGATGTACACGAGCTGGAAGCATCACCGTGGGCGCTCCGCGAGGGTGTGCTGTTGCGTTTCACCGAGCTCAACGCATGGGATCCGGCCGCGCTAACTGGCCGCTGA
- the coaA gene encoding type I pantothenate kinase — MSEEVAAPAALSQYRDIDRADWARLAAGMTQPLTETEIVQLRGIGDRLDIDEVREVYLPLSRLLSLYAKSTKRLGEATSAFLQEEDTTTPFVVAVAGSVAVGKSTIARLLRELMSRWADTPRVELVTTDGFLYSNAELERRGLMDRKGFPESYDRRALIEFLTEVKSGAPEARAPFYSHMRYDIVPDAHVVVRRPDVVIVEGLNVLQPAASPNDVAVSDLFDFSVFVDADVDYIQKWYVDRFLALRQGAFSNPHSYFNVFAHLTDEEAETTAMGYWNDINMPNLLENVMPTKHRATLVLRKGADHSVERVSLRKL; from the coding sequence GTGTCTGAAGAAGTTGCCGCCCCTGCAGCGCTAAGCCAATACCGCGATATCGATCGTGCGGATTGGGCGCGCCTCGCTGCGGGCATGACACAGCCGCTCACCGAAACCGAGATTGTGCAGTTGCGTGGCATCGGTGACCGCCTCGACATCGACGAAGTGCGCGAGGTCTATCTGCCGCTCAGCCGGCTCCTCAGCCTCTACGCCAAGTCAACCAAGCGGCTCGGTGAGGCCACGAGCGCATTCCTCCAGGAGGAAGACACCACGACGCCTTTTGTCGTCGCGGTTGCTGGTTCCGTCGCCGTCGGTAAGTCCACGATCGCTCGACTGCTCCGTGAGCTGATGAGCCGCTGGGCAGACACGCCGCGCGTCGAACTCGTGACGACTGACGGATTTCTCTACTCCAACGCCGAACTCGAACGGCGTGGCCTGATGGACCGCAAGGGCTTCCCTGAGTCATACGACCGGCGCGCGCTCATCGAATTTCTCACCGAAGTGAAATCCGGTGCTCCCGAGGCGCGTGCGCCGTTCTACTCCCACATGCGATACGACATTGTTCCGGATGCGCACGTTGTTGTGCGCCGCCCCGACGTCGTCATTGTGGAGGGGCTGAACGTACTGCAACCGGCGGCATCACCGAATGACGTCGCCGTCAGCGACCTTTTCGACTTCTCGGTCTTCGTTGATGCCGACGTTGACTACATCCAGAAGTGGTATGTCGACCGTTTTCTTGCCCTCCGCCAGGGGGCGTTCAGCAACCCGCACTCCTACTTCAACGTATTCGCTCACCTCACCGACGAAGAGGCCGAGACCACGGCCATGGGCTATTGGAACGACATCAATATGCCTAACCTCCTCGAGAATGTGATGCCCACAAAACACCGCGCGACCCTCGTGCTCCGCAAAGGTGCCGACCACTCGGTGGAGCGCGTCTCGCTACGCAAGCTCTAG